In Picosynechococcus sp. PCC 7002, the following are encoded in one genomic region:
- a CDS encoding LptF/LptG family permease gives MAQLVGPFLFGLGIFTSLGLTIGVLFEVMRNVVANEITWAIAFQILALRLPEFLVLGLPMATLLGTLTAYSSLSSFSEIIALRSVGLPPLRLMLPGLLLGLLITGITFGLNDWIVPQTTKQASTIANIAQGEATIDYQEKNIIYPEYQRVKTATGNREILKTLFYAETFDGTQMNNLTILDRAAVDTQRIITAAAAQWNANEQGWLVQDGSIYQIGANGSFSDIEQFETNFLNLSDAPLILATRCQRPNEMTLQVIDVCLESLKLSRNERRIRTLQVRKQEKFSVPFVCIVFAMVGSAIGLRPQNSSRATSVGLSVAIVFAYYLISVISSSMGVWGTITPFMGTWFPNLLGLVAAGTILWRTG, from the coding sequence ATGGCGCAACTTGTGGGGCCTTTCCTATTTGGGTTAGGAATTTTCACGAGTTTGGGCCTCACCATCGGCGTTCTCTTTGAGGTAATGCGCAACGTGGTCGCCAATGAAATCACCTGGGCGATCGCCTTCCAAATTCTCGCTCTCCGTCTCCCAGAATTTCTCGTCCTCGGCCTCCCTATGGCAACCCTACTGGGTACCCTCACCGCCTACAGCAGCCTATCTTCCTTTAGTGAAATTATCGCCTTACGGAGCGTTGGTTTGCCCCCCTTGCGGCTGATGTTGCCCGGTCTGCTTTTGGGGTTACTGATCACGGGCATCACCTTTGGCCTCAACGATTGGATTGTCCCCCAGACCACGAAACAAGCCAGCACCATTGCCAACATTGCTCAGGGCGAAGCAACCATTGACTACCAAGAAAAAAATATCATCTACCCCGAATATCAACGGGTAAAAACGGCCACTGGTAACCGCGAAATCCTCAAAACCCTCTTTTATGCCGAGACCTTCGATGGCACCCAAATGAACAATCTCACCATCCTCGATCGAGCCGCCGTCGATACCCAAAGAATTATCACCGCCGCCGCCGCCCAGTGGAATGCCAATGAACAGGGTTGGCTGGTGCAGGATGGCAGTATTTATCAAATTGGGGCCAATGGTTCCTTTAGTGACATCGAGCAGTTTGAAACCAACTTTTTAAATCTGTCTGATGCCCCTTTGATCCTCGCCACCCGCTGTCAACGCCCAAATGAAATGACCCTCCAGGTGATTGATGTTTGTTTAGAGAGCCTCAAGTTAAGTCGTAATGAAAGGCGGATCCGGACGCTCCAGGTGAGAAAACAAGAAAAATTTTCCGTCCCCTTCGTTTGTATTGTCTTTGCGATGGTCGGCTCGGCCATTGGCCTGCGCCCGCAAAACTCAAGCCGAGCGACCAGTGTTGGCCTATCGGTGGCCATCGTTTTTGCCTACTATCTCATTTCTGTGATTTCCAGCTCCATGGGAGTCTGGGGAACGATTACGCCGTTTATGGGGACGTGGTTTCCTAATCTATTGGGGTTAGTGGCCGCAGGGACAATTCTCTGGCGGACAGGCTAG
- the tkt gene encoding transketolase codes for MTVATQSIDQLCINAIRFLAIDGVEKAKSGHPGLPMGAAPMAYTLWDKFMRFNPKNPKWVNRDRFVLSAGHGSMLQYALMYLAGYDSVSLEDIKQFRQWKSKTPGHPENFETPGVEVTTGPLGQGIANAVGLALAEAHLAARYNKPDAKIFDHYTYVIMGDGCNMEGISGEAASIAGHWGLGKLIALYDDNHISIDGSTDIAFTEDVCKRYESYGWHVLHVEDGNNDIEAIAKAIEAAKAVTDKPSLIKITTTIGYGSPNKADTAGVHGAALGADEIELTRKSLEWNYGPFEVPEDALNHFRKAVERGASAEAEWDQVWATYKTKYAEEAAELERILSGKPPANWADALPTATPADKGLATRKHSEVTLNAIAPVLPELIGGSADLTHSNLTEIHVSGDFQKGAYENRNVHFGVREHAMGAICNGIALHGTGLIPYGATFLVFSDYMRNSIRLSALSEARVIWVMTHDSIALGEDGPTHQPIEHVASLRAMPNLYVYRPADTNETSGAYKVAVESATTPTLLALTRQGLPNLEGSSIENAEKGGYILSDSEGTPDLILIGTGSEVQLCVEAAKALRANGKNVRVVSMPCVERFEEQDAAYQESVLPKAVTKRVAVEAGATMSWYKYVGFEGAVIGIDTYGASAPGGVVMEKFGFTVDNVVKTAETVLG; via the coding sequence ATGACCGTTGCAACCCAATCTATAGATCAGCTTTGTATTAATGCAATTCGCTTTTTAGCAATTGATGGCGTCGAGAAGGCAAAATCTGGTCACCCCGGTTTACCGATGGGCGCCGCTCCCATGGCCTACACCCTCTGGGACAAATTTATGCGGTTCAACCCCAAAAATCCGAAATGGGTTAACCGCGATCGCTTTGTTTTGTCAGCGGGTCACGGTTCGATGCTGCAGTATGCCTTGATGTACTTGGCTGGCTATGACAGTGTTTCCCTCGAAGACATCAAGCAATTTCGTCAATGGAAATCGAAGACCCCTGGTCACCCTGAAAACTTCGAGACCCCTGGTGTAGAAGTTACGACTGGCCCCCTCGGCCAAGGGATCGCCAATGCCGTCGGCCTCGCCCTCGCGGAAGCACACCTCGCAGCCCGCTACAACAAGCCCGATGCCAAAATTTTTGACCATTACACCTATGTGATTATGGGTGATGGTTGCAACATGGAAGGAATCTCCGGGGAAGCGGCATCCATTGCGGGTCACTGGGGTCTGGGCAAATTAATTGCCCTCTACGACGATAACCATATTTCCATCGACGGCTCCACGGACATTGCTTTCACTGAAGATGTGTGTAAGCGCTATGAGTCCTACGGTTGGCACGTGCTCCATGTCGAAGATGGCAACAATGACATTGAGGCGATCGCCAAAGCCATTGAAGCGGCTAAGGCAGTGACTGACAAGCCCTCTTTGATCAAAATCACAACGACCATTGGTTACGGTTCCCCCAACAAAGCAGATACCGCTGGGGTACACGGGGCAGCCCTTGGTGCCGACGAAATTGAACTGACCCGTAAATCCCTCGAATGGAACTATGGGCCTTTTGAAGTGCCTGAAGATGCCCTCAACCATTTCCGGAAAGCCGTTGAACGGGGTGCCAGCGCCGAAGCAGAGTGGGACCAAGTATGGGCCACCTACAAAACAAAATATGCCGAGGAGGCTGCAGAATTAGAGCGGATTCTTTCTGGGAAGCCCCCCGCAAACTGGGCTGACGCTTTACCCACCGCAACGCCCGCCGATAAAGGTCTTGCGACCCGTAAGCACTCCGAAGTAACCCTGAATGCGATCGCCCCGGTATTACCAGAATTGATCGGTGGTTCTGCGGACTTGACTCACTCCAACCTGACAGAAATCCACGTTTCTGGCGATTTCCAAAAAGGTGCCTACGAAAACCGCAACGTCCACTTCGGCGTCCGGGAACATGCCATGGGCGCGATCTGTAATGGCATCGCCCTCCACGGTACAGGTTTAATCCCTTACGGAGCCACTTTCCTTGTGTTCTCCGACTACATGCGAAATTCCATCCGTTTATCGGCCCTGTCCGAAGCACGGGTCATTTGGGTAATGACCCACGACTCCATTGCCCTTGGAGAAGACGGCCCCACCCACCAACCGATCGAGCATGTTGCTTCTCTGCGGGCGATGCCGAACCTCTATGTTTATCGTCCGGCAGATACCAACGAAACCTCCGGTGCCTATAAAGTTGCTGTGGAAAGTGCGACAACGCCGACCCTCTTAGCCCTCACCCGTCAAGGTCTCCCCAACCTCGAAGGCAGTTCCATCGAAAATGCGGAAAAAGGTGGCTACATCCTTTCCGATAGCGAAGGCACCCCTGATCTGATTTTGATTGGTACAGGGAGTGAAGTGCAGCTTTGTGTCGAAGCAGCAAAAGCACTCCGGGCAAACGGCAAAAATGTCCGTGTTGTTTCCATGCCCTGTGTGGAACGCTTTGAAGAGCAAGATGCCGCTTACCAAGAGTCCGTACTGCCGAAAGCTGTAACCAAACGGGTTGCCGTGGAGGCTGGTGCCACCATGAGCTGGTACAAGTACGTTGGCTTTGAAGGCGCTGTCATCGGTATTGACACCTACGGTGCTTCCGCTCCTGGTGGTGTGGTCATGGAGAAATTTGGTTTCACCGTGGACAACGTTGTTAAAACCGCTGAGACAGTACTAGGTTAA
- the fabF gene encoding beta-ketoacyl-ACP synthase II — protein MAHSSPYRVVITGLGAITPIGNTLEEYWEGLMTGRNGIDLVTAFDASQHACRIAGEVKGFDPLAFIPKKEAKRMDRFSQFAVAASKQALADAGLEINADNAPDIGVMIGTGVGGIKVMEDQQEIYLEKGPSRCSPFMIPMMIANMAAGLTAIHTGAQGPNSCTVTACAAGSNAVGEAFRLVQQGYAKAMISGGTEAAVTPLSFAGFASARALSTRNDDPKHACRPFDQDRDGFVMGEGAGILILEELEHALARGAKIYGEIVGYGMTCDAYHMTAPTPDGAGATRAIELALKDGGLAPNQVNYVNAHGTSTPANDITETKAIKKALGDQAYKILVSSTKSMTGHLLGGSGGIEAVATVMAIANDRVPPTINLENPQEGCDLDYVPNESREHPVEVALSNSFGFGGHNVTLAFKKYRPE, from the coding sequence ATGGCACACTCATCTCCGTATCGCGTTGTAATCACCGGTTTAGGTGCGATCACCCCGATTGGTAATACCCTAGAGGAGTATTGGGAAGGACTCATGACCGGTCGCAATGGCATTGACCTCGTGACCGCATTTGACGCTTCCCAACATGCCTGTCGCATTGCAGGTGAAGTAAAAGGCTTTGATCCCCTCGCATTCATCCCGAAAAAAGAAGCGAAACGCATGGATCGGTTCTCCCAGTTCGCCGTGGCTGCCAGTAAACAAGCCCTCGCCGATGCTGGCCTAGAGATCAATGCTGACAATGCCCCCGATATCGGCGTAATGATCGGCACTGGCGTCGGCGGGATTAAGGTGATGGAAGACCAGCAGGAAATTTACCTGGAGAAAGGCCCCAGCCGCTGTAGCCCCTTCATGATTCCGATGATGATTGCTAATATGGCGGCGGGATTGACGGCGATCCATACCGGTGCCCAAGGCCCCAATAGCTGTACTGTGACGGCCTGTGCCGCAGGTTCCAATGCGGTTGGGGAAGCTTTCCGACTCGTCCAACAGGGTTACGCGAAAGCGATGATTTCTGGGGGCACCGAGGCAGCTGTAACCCCCCTCAGTTTTGCGGGATTTGCCTCGGCCCGGGCGTTATCGACCCGTAATGATGATCCGAAACACGCTTGTCGTCCTTTTGATCAAGATCGCGATGGCTTTGTGATGGGTGAAGGGGCGGGCATTTTAATCCTGGAAGAGCTAGAGCATGCCCTGGCACGGGGGGCAAAAATCTACGGGGAAATCGTTGGTTATGGCATGACCTGCGATGCTTACCACATGACGGCACCGACCCCCGACGGCGCTGGGGCAACCCGGGCGATTGAATTGGCGCTCAAGGATGGCGGCTTGGCTCCGAACCAAGTGAACTACGTGAATGCCCACGGCACCAGCACTCCAGCCAATGACATCACAGAAACAAAAGCGATTAAAAAAGCCCTCGGTGACCAGGCTTACAAAATTTTAGTGAGTTCGACAAAATCTATGACCGGTCACCTTTTGGGTGGCTCTGGGGGCATTGAGGCGGTGGCCACAGTGATGGCGATCGCAAATGATCGCGTTCCGCCGACGATCAACCTCGAAAATCCCCAGGAAGGTTGTGATTTAGATTACGTTCCCAACGAAAGCCGCGAACACCCAGTTGAAGTTGCCCTTTCTAACTCTTTTGGATTTGGCGGCCATAACGTTACCCTTGCGTTTAAGAAATATCGCCCGGAATAA
- the acpP gene encoding acyl carrier protein, which produces MNQEIFDKIKNIIVDQLDVDADSVSPESNFISDLDADSLDTVELVMAFEEEFDIDIPDDVAEKITTVGEAVNIIAEKTGAN; this is translated from the coding sequence ATGAACCAGGAAATTTTTGACAAAATTAAAAATATTATCGTTGATCAGCTGGATGTCGATGCTGACTCCGTAAGCCCCGAATCAAACTTCATCAGTGACCTTGATGCAGACTCCCTCGACACAGTCGAGCTGGTCATGGCCTTCGAAGAAGAATTTGATATCGATATTCCCGACGATGTTGCTGAAAAAATCACTACGGTGGGAGAAGCAGTTAACATCATCGCTGAAAAAACTGGCGCCAACTAA
- the gatA gene encoding Asp-tRNA(Asn)/Glu-tRNA(Gln) amidotransferase subunit GatA, which yields MSAIRTLHQQLIAKERSAVEILTETFAHIEAVEPKVKAFLTLTKEQALAQAAQVDAKIAAGETIGLLEGIPIAIKDNLCTKGIQTTCASRILEGFVPTYESTVTQELQEAGAIMVGKTNLDEFAMGSSTENSGYQVTGNPWDVTRVPGGSSGGSAAAVAAGEAPIALGSDTGGSIRQPASLCGVVGLKPTYGLVSRFGLVAYASSLDQIGPFARTVEDTAILLEAIAGHDPKDSTSLDVDIPQYSQLLQPELPKDKPLKIGIIQETFGEGLDPEVAEAVQKAIAQLQELGAEVETISCPRFRYGLPAYYIIAPSEASANLARYDAVKYGTRNAAADNLVDMYTQTRAAGFGPEVKRRIMLGTYTLSAGYYDAYYLKAQKVRTLIKKDFDQAFAKVDVLICPTSPSTAFKAGEKTDDPLSMYLSDLMTIPVNLAGLPALSLPCGFDAQGLPIGMQLIGNVLREDLLLQVAHVYEQATAWHQKQPQL from the coding sequence ATGTCAGCCATCCGCACGCTACACCAACAACTCATTGCAAAGGAACGTTCTGCCGTCGAAATTTTGACGGAAACGTTTGCCCATATCGAAGCGGTGGAACCCAAGGTTAAAGCGTTTTTAACCCTGACTAAGGAACAAGCCTTGGCCCAGGCGGCGCAAGTGGATGCAAAAATTGCCGCGGGGGAAACCATTGGCCTCCTAGAAGGCATCCCCATTGCGATCAAGGACAATCTCTGTACGAAAGGTATTCAGACGACCTGTGCTTCGCGCATCCTCGAAGGCTTTGTGCCGACCTACGAATCGACCGTCACCCAGGAGTTGCAGGAAGCTGGGGCGATCATGGTGGGCAAAACCAATTTGGATGAGTTTGCCATGGGGAGTTCGACGGAAAATTCTGGCTATCAAGTGACGGGTAATCCCTGGGATGTGACGCGGGTACCGGGAGGCTCCTCTGGGGGGTCAGCGGCGGCAGTGGCAGCAGGGGAAGCCCCAATCGCCCTGGGTTCAGATACCGGCGGTTCGATTCGGCAACCGGCTTCTTTATGTGGGGTTGTGGGCCTTAAACCGACCTATGGCCTGGTGTCTCGTTTTGGCTTGGTGGCCTATGCGTCTTCTTTGGATCAAATTGGCCCCTTTGCGCGGACGGTAGAAGATACAGCAATTCTTTTAGAGGCGATCGCCGGCCATGATCCCAAAGATTCCACCAGTTTAGATGTGGATATTCCCCAATATAGTCAGTTACTCCAGCCGGAACTCCCCAAGGATAAGCCCCTGAAAATTGGCATCATCCAAGAAACTTTTGGGGAAGGGCTCGATCCAGAAGTGGCTGAAGCGGTTCAAAAGGCGATCGCCCAACTTCAGGAACTCGGTGCCGAAGTCGAAACCATTTCCTGTCCCCGCTTCCGTTACGGCTTACCCGCCTACTACATCATTGCCCCGTCCGAAGCCTCTGCAAATTTGGCCCGTTACGATGCCGTCAAATATGGCACCCGTAATGCTGCAGCCGATAACCTTGTTGACATGTACACCCAAACCCGGGCCGCTGGTTTTGGCCCCGAGGTAAAGCGCCGAATTATGCTCGGCACCTATACCCTCTCCGCTGGTTACTATGATGCCTACTACCTCAAAGCCCAGAAAGTACGCACTTTAATTAAAAAAGATTTCGATCAAGCCTTTGCCAAAGTGGACGTGCTTATTTGTCCCACTTCTCCCAGCACCGCTTTCAAAGCTGGCGAAAAAACCGACGATCCCCTCAGTATGTATCTTTCTGACTTGATGACCATTCCCGTCAATTTGGCCGGTCTGCCGGCTCTGAGTCTTCCCTGTGGTTTTGATGCCCAGGGACTCCCCATCGGGATGCAACTGATCGGCAATGTTCTCCGAGAGGATCTCTTACTTCAGGTGGCCCATGTCTATGAACAGGCAACGGCTTGGCACCAGAAGCAACCCCAACTGTAA
- the rplL gene encoding 50S ribosomal protein L7/L12, which translates to MSATTDEILEKLQSLTLLEAAELVKQIEETFGVSAAAPVGGMVMAAPGAAAAEEVEEKTEFDVILDEVPADKKIAVLKVVRGITGLGLKEAKEMVESAPKPIKEATGKEDAEAIKKQLEDAGAKASVK; encoded by the coding sequence ATGTCTGCTACTACCGATGAAATTTTGGAGAAGTTGCAATCTCTAACCCTGCTTGAAGCAGCTGAATTAGTTAAGCAAATCGAAGAAACCTTTGGCGTTAGCGCTGCTGCTCCCGTTGGTGGCATGGTAATGGCGGCCCCTGGTGCTGCTGCTGCTGAGGAAGTTGAAGAGAAGACTGAATTTGACGTTATTCTCGACGAAGTTCCCGCTGACAAGAAAATCGCTGTTCTTAAGGTTGTTCGTGGCATCACTGGCCTCGGTCTTAAGGAAGCCAAAGAAATGGTTGAATCTGCGCCTAAGCCCATCAAAGAAGCCACTGGCAAAGAAGATGCTGAAGCCATCAAGAAGCAGCTTGAAGATGCTGGTGCAAAAGCAAGCGTCAAGTAA
- the rplJ gene encoding 50S ribosomal protein L10: MGKSLADKQELVAEIKDLLKDAQLTFVIDYKGLTVAEITDLRNRLRPAGAYCKIAKNTLMHIAVDGDETWQPVQSLLKDSSAFLIAGEDVASAVKAYKEFRKATKKTELRGGVMEGQALTSDQIEALGDLPTKDQLYGQIAGAINAVTAKIAIGINEVPGSLARAIKAVSEKEAA, from the coding sequence ATGGGAAAATCGCTAGCAGATAAGCAAGAATTGGTTGCTGAGATCAAGGATCTGCTCAAGGATGCACAACTTACTTTTGTGATTGATTACAAGGGTTTAACCGTTGCGGAAATCACTGATTTGCGTAACCGCCTTCGTCCTGCCGGGGCATATTGCAAAATTGCGAAAAACACGCTGATGCATATTGCCGTTGATGGTGATGAAACGTGGCAACCCGTGCAATCTCTTTTAAAAGATTCCTCCGCATTTTTAATTGCTGGAGAAGATGTTGCTTCCGCCGTTAAAGCTTACAAAGAATTCCGCAAAGCAACGAAGAAAACCGAACTTCGTGGCGGCGTTATGGAAGGTCAAGCTTTAACCAGTGACCAAATCGAAGCCCTCGGTGATCTGCCCACCAAAGACCAACTTTACGGTCAGATTGCAGGTGCGATCAATGCAGTTACTGCAAAAATTGCCATCGGCATCAACGAAGTACCGGGTTCTTTGGCCAGAGCCATCAAAGCTGTTTCCGAAAAAGAAGCAGCCTAA
- the rplA gene encoding 50S ribosomal protein L1: MAKKLSRRLREALEKVEDRAYEPLEALTLLKETATAKFDETAEAHIRLGIDPKYTDQQLRTTVAFPKGTGQSVRVAVITSGEQVKVAEESGADLVGSEELIEDIQKGMMDFEVLIATPDMMPKVARLGRQLGPRGLMPSPKGGTVTTDVATAIAAFKAGKQEFRADRAGIVHVLFGKSSFAAEDLLVNLKALQETIDRNRPSGAKGRYWRSIYVSASMGPSIQVDINALRDLFIEEKA, from the coding sequence ATGGCAAAAAAATTATCTCGTCGGCTTCGTGAGGCGCTTGAAAAGGTTGAAGATAGAGCCTATGAGCCTCTAGAAGCTTTGACCCTTTTGAAAGAAACTGCCACGGCCAAGTTTGATGAAACAGCTGAGGCCCACATCCGTTTAGGGATTGATCCGAAGTACACGGATCAGCAGTTGAGAACGACTGTTGCTTTTCCGAAAGGTACCGGTCAGTCTGTGCGGGTCGCTGTCATTACTAGTGGTGAACAGGTAAAGGTTGCAGAGGAGTCCGGTGCAGACCTCGTTGGTTCTGAGGAACTCATCGAAGATATCCAAAAGGGCATGATGGACTTTGAAGTCTTGATCGCAACGCCGGATATGATGCCGAAGGTGGCTCGTTTGGGTCGTCAGCTTGGCCCCCGTGGTTTGATGCCTTCGCCCAAAGGTGGCACTGTGACTACGGATGTCGCCACGGCGATCGCCGCTTTTAAAGCAGGGAAACAAGAGTTCCGGGCTGACCGCGCAGGGATTGTCCACGTGCTTTTTGGTAAATCCTCTTTCGCTGCGGAAGATCTTCTGGTAAACTTAAAGGCTCTTCAGGAAACTATCGACCGGAATCGTCCTTCTGGGGCCAAAGGTCGTTACTGGCGGAGCATTTATGTCTCTGCTTCCATGGGACCTTCGATCCAGGTGGATATCAACGCCCTCCGGGATCTTTTCATTGAAGAAAAAGCCTAG
- the rplK gene encoding 50S ribosomal protein L11 produces MAKKVVTVIKLALPAGKANPAPPVGPALGQHGVNIMAFCKEYNAKTSDQAGMIIPVEISVYEDRSFTFILKTPPASVLIRKAAGVEKGSAQPNKQKAGSISRAQLQEIAQTKMPDLNANDIEAAMNIVAGTARNMGITVTD; encoded by the coding sequence ATGGCAAAAAAAGTTGTTACGGTAATTAAATTAGCCTTGCCTGCGGGTAAGGCCAACCCTGCACCTCCTGTTGGGCCAGCCCTGGGTCAGCATGGGGTTAACATCATGGCCTTCTGTAAGGAGTACAACGCGAAGACTTCTGACCAGGCAGGCATGATTATTCCTGTAGAAATCTCGGTATATGAAGACCGGAGTTTCACCTTTATCCTGAAAACGCCCCCCGCTTCTGTCTTGATTCGTAAGGCAGCTGGGGTTGAGAAAGGTTCTGCCCAGCCTAATAAGCAGAAGGCGGGTTCTATTTCCCGGGCACAACTCCAGGAAATCGCCCAAACTAAAATGCCTGATTTGAATGCGAACGATATCGAAGCAGCAATGAATATTGTTGCCGGTACAGCACGGAATATGGGCATTACAGTTACGGATTAG
- the nusG gene encoding transcription termination/antitermination protein NusG: MEHSEEYTGTQAGPKPRWYAVQVASGCEQRVKANLEQRIHTLDVADRIFQVQIPQTPTVKIRKDGSRQHGEEKVFPGYVLIQMTLDDEAWQVIKNTPHVINFVGAEQKRSYGRGRGHVKPVPLSKSEVERIFKQAQVVEPTVKVDMAIGDKILVLSGPFKDFEGEIIEVSPERSKLKALLSIFGRDTPVELEFTQVEKQS, translated from the coding sequence ATGGAACATTCAGAAGAATACACAGGAACGCAAGCTGGACCCAAACCGCGTTGGTATGCCGTCCAAGTTGCATCTGGGTGCGAACAAAGAGTCAAAGCAAACCTTGAACAACGGATTCATACTCTCGATGTGGCGGATCGGATCTTTCAGGTTCAGATTCCCCAAACCCCAACCGTCAAAATCCGTAAGGATGGCAGTCGGCAACATGGAGAAGAAAAGGTTTTTCCTGGTTATGTCTTGATTCAGATGACCCTAGATGATGAAGCTTGGCAGGTTATCAAAAATACGCCCCATGTGATTAATTTTGTTGGGGCCGAACAGAAGCGTAGCTACGGTCGGGGACGGGGCCATGTTAAACCCGTGCCTCTCAGTAAGTCTGAAGTAGAGCGCATCTTTAAACAAGCTCAGGTTGTTGAACCGACTGTTAAAGTCGATATGGCCATTGGCGACAAAATTCTTGTGCTTTCTGGTCCTTTTAAGGATTTTGAAGGCGAGATCATTGAAGTCAGCCCTGAGCGCAGCAAACTGAAAGCTCTATTGTCGATCTTTGGTCGAGATACGCCAGTAGAACTTGAATTTACTCAAGTGGAAAAACAGAGCTAG
- the secE gene encoding preprotein translocase subunit SecE — translation MAKTKKTVETEANKPEGFDVTKYANETKEELAKVVWPSRQQLISESAAVILMVILVATVIYVVDNLFIFVSGAVF, via the coding sequence GTGGCCAAAACAAAGAAGACCGTCGAGACTGAAGCCAATAAGCCCGAAGGTTTCGATGTTACGAAATACGCCAATGAAACAAAAGAAGAACTAGCTAAGGTTGTTTGGCCCTCTCGCCAGCAGCTCATTAGTGAATCTGCCGCTGTCATTTTGATGGTGATTCTTGTTGCGACTGTTATCTACGTCGTAGACAATCTCTTCATTTTCGTTTCAGGTGCTGTATTTTAA
- the rplS gene encoding 50S ribosomal protein L19, whose amino-acid sequence MNAEAIIRSIEAEQLKDDLPTIHVGDTVRVGVKIKEGTKERVQPYEGTVIAMRNGGINETITVRKIFQGIGVERVFLLHSPLVDNIKVIRRGKVRRAKLYYLRDRVGKATRIKQRFDRPI is encoded by the coding sequence ATGAACGCTGAAGCAATCATTCGCTCCATCGAAGCGGAGCAGCTCAAGGATGATCTACCGACCATCCACGTGGGCGACACCGTTCGAGTCGGAGTCAAAATCAAAGAAGGTACCAAAGAACGGGTTCAGCCCTACGAAGGTACCGTTATTGCCATGCGCAATGGTGGGATTAACGAAACCATCACTGTGCGCAAAATCTTCCAAGGGATTGGTGTTGAACGGGTCTTCCTGTTGCACTCTCCCCTCGTCGATAACATCAAGGTTATCCGTCGCGGTAAAGTCCGCCGGGCTAAACTGTATTACTTGCGCGATCGCGTTGGTAAAGCAACTCGGATCAAGCAACGTTTTGATCGCCCGATCTAG